The following is a genomic window from Sulfitobacter pontiacus.
TCGCCCGCATCCATCGCCAGCATTTGGCGCGGTTGCCCGGTGTGGGGCAGATGCAATCCAGCTTTGCGCTGCGCACGGTGTGCAACACCACAGCGCTGCCAGTCGGTTAAATCGCGGACGGAAACAGCGCCATCCAGATGCCCGCGAACATCGCGATGCCGCCGATATTGACCCAAGCGTGCCATGTCGCATAGCGAAAGCGCATGGCGCGGCGCACATAAAAGCCGACGCCGATCACATAGGCAAATGCCCCGCCGATGATGCACCAGAGTGTTGCCAGCGGCACCCCTGTCAGGTCCGGCAGTGCGCAAAGGCCAATGGCGCCCAGCCCCAGATAGGACGCGGTGGACCATTTGCCCTGAACCTGCGGGTCGGTGATCTTTTTGTACATCGCCACCAGCGCCAGCCCCCATGACACACAAAGCAGCGTGATCGTCCATGTGGTGCCGGCCTGCACGAAGAACGGCGTAAATGTGCCCGCGATGCTGGGGTAGATCGCCGCATGATCAATCCGCCGCATCAATTTGCGCGCGTCATGCCACGGCGCGAAGTGGTAGGCGCAGGATGCAAGGTTTGATGCCAGCGCGCAAAGCACATAGACCACCACCGCGACCGTCACCGCCGTTTGCAGCGATGTGGCCGATTTCATCACCAACGCGCCGCCAGCCCCAAGAATCAGCGCAAGCCCCACAAGGTGGACGATCAGATCAGCCCGCCGGTGGATCGGGGCAACGCTGGGGTAGGTGGGCTGGGTCATGGTCTGTCCTGTCTCTGGCCGCTTTGCGATACGCTCTGCGGTCGGGTCCTGTCTACTGTACCCATGCGTCACCACGCGCGCAGCGGCAGACAAAAGAAAACCCCCGGCACCGAAAGGTAACGGGGGTTCGTATTCTTATGCGTCGCTTGGATGATTTACATCATGCCTTCGCGCTGCAATTTCTTCCGTGCCAGTTTGCGGCTACGGCGGATCGCTTCTGCTTTCTCGCGTGCTTTTTTCTCGGAAGGTTTCTCGAAATGCTGCTTAAGCTTCATTTCACGAAACACACCCTCGCGCTGAAGTTTTTTCTTCAGGGCGCGCAGCGCTTGATCGACGTTGTTATCGCGAACACTAACCTGCATGTGGTTTTCACCACCTTTCTAGTTTGAAGTTGCAAGGATTTGCAGGAACTGGCCATATAGCAACCGAAACCTATATTGTCTAGAGCAAAGCCAATCACCCCTTCAGGAGGCCGCTATGACGAACACGTCCCAGACACCGAAAGAACAGCTGCTGGATGCCGCGCTGATGCATGTCGCGTTTGACGGCTGGTCAGAGGCGACGTTCAAGGCTGCGGTCAGCGATACCGGCATGGACCCGACCGTCGCGCGTGCTGTCTGTCCGCGCGGTGCCGTCGACCTGGCCGTCGCCTATCACAAGCGGGGCGATCAGCAGATGATTGACCGGATGAAGGCCGAAAACATGACCGAGATGAAATTCTCGGCCAAGGTTGCCGCTATGGTCCGCTTCCGTCTCGAAGCCGCCACGGACAAAGAGGCGGTACGTCGTGGGACAACCCTGTTTGCCCTGCCGCAATATGCGCCCGAGGGGGCCAAACTGGTCTGGGGGACGGCGGATGCCATATGGGCTGCCTTGGGGGATACGTCCGAAAACGTGAACTGGTACACCAAACGGGCCACGCTAAGCGCGGTCTATTCCTCGACCGTGCTGTTCTGGTTGGGCGATACCAGCGAGGGCCACGCAGAGACATGGGCCTTCCTTGATCGGCGGATCGAGAATGTGATGCAGATCGAAAAGGTCAAGGCGCAGGTGAACAGCAGCCCGACGCTCAGCATGTTGATGGCCGGGCCCAACTGGTTGCTTTCCCATGTGAAAGCCCCCTCGCGGCTGCACCGTAGCGATCTTCCCGGTAGCTGGGGCAGCCCGCGTCCCTAGGCTGGCTTTCCTCGCCAGACCAGACCTGCTAGGTGCTGCGGCGTCCGCATCCGGCGCGGGCGCGGCTTATTGGTACTCACGCATATGCACCCGTTTCTGATCGATCTGGACAAGGTTTCCTACACCCCTGAAGGAACCCCGGTGCTATGTGATGTGACACTGCAGGCATCCGAGCGGCGGATTGGTATTGTCGGGCGGAACGGGTCCGGTAAGACATCTCTGGCACGGGTGCTGGCGGGGCTGGTGGCCCCGTCGTCGGGCAAGCTGCGGATCAACGGGGTGGATGTGGTCAAGGACCGCAAGGCGGCGCTGCGGCAGGTCGGCATCCTGTTCCAGAACCCCGATCATCAGATTATCTTCCCCACGGTGGAAGAAGAGATCAGCTTTGGTCTGACCCAGCTGAAACACGCCCCAAAAGAGGCCGCAGAGAGAACGGCGGATATCCTCGCCCGCTTTAACCGCAGCCATTGGGCAAAGGCGGCGATCCATCAGCTATCTCAGGGGCAGCGGCAGCTGGTCTGTCTGATGTCGATCCTTGCCATGCAGCCGCGCCTGATCATCCTCGATGAACCTTTTGCGGGGCTTGATATCCCGACGATGATGCATCTCACGCGCGTGCTGCACGCGGTAGAGGCGCATCTGGTGCACATCACCCATGACCCCGCGCATCTGGCGACCTATGACCGGATGATCTGGATCGATCAGGGTCAGATCGTGCAGGACGGCGCGGTGCCTCAGGTGACCCAAGCCTTTGTGGCACAGATGCAAGAGATCGGGGAAAGCGATGATTTCACTCACCTCCCCGGTTGAGACCCGCGCCCACGGTTGGCCTGCGGGGGCAAAGCTGGCAGCGCTTTGCGTAGCGACGATGGGGCTATTCAGCCTGACCCAACCCGCGCTGCAGGCGGCGGCCTTGGCGGTGGCCCTGCTGCTATATGCGCTGCCGGGATGGCGGTTTTTCAAGGTGGGGCTGGCGCGCTTGCGGGTGCTGCTGCCCTTCGTTGTGCTGATCATGGTCTGGCATATCGTGACCCGTGACATCATGGCGGGTGCGACCGTGACGTTGCGGATGATGACAGCGGTGGCGCTGGCGAATCTGGTGACCATGACGACCAAGCTGGCGCAGATGGTGGCTGTGGTGACATGGCTGACAACGCCGCTGCGCCGTCTTGGCATCCAGACCCGCGCGATCGAACTGGGCATCGCCCTTGTCATCCGCTTTACCCCCGTTCTGGCGCAAAAGGGCCGGTTGCTGGCGCAGTCATGGCGCGCGCGTTCCACCAAGCGGGTCGGCTGGCGGATGATCATCCCGTTTACCGTGCTGGCGATTGACGACGCCGAACATGTGGCCGAGGCCCTGCGTGCCCGTGGCGGGCTTTGACGTGAGCCTCTCCGCGACCTGACGCCTGTCAGTTCGCATTGTGTGTGCCGAAAACCGTGCCTATGGTGCGGCAAAACAGATTTACGGAGGAGACGTAGTCGATGACAGAAACCATGCGTGCGATAGAGATCACCAAGGCCGGCGGACCCGAAGTGCTGCAACCCACCGACCGCCCCATGCCACAGCCGGCCCACGGGCAAGTGGTGATCAAAGTGGCCTATGCCGGTGTGAACCGCCCCGATGCGCTGCAACGT
Proteins encoded in this region:
- a CDS encoding hemolysin III family protein; its protein translation is MTQPTYPSVAPIHRRADLIVHLVGLALILGAGGALVMKSATSLQTAVTVAVVVYVLCALASNLASCAYHFAPWHDARKLMRRIDHAAIYPSIAGTFTPFFVQAGTTWTITLLCVSWGLALVAMYKKITDPQVQGKWSTASYLGLGAIGLCALPDLTGVPLATLWCIIGGAFAYVIGVGFYVRRAMRFRYATWHAWVNIGGIAMFAGIWMALFPSAI
- the rpsU gene encoding 30S ribosomal protein S21; translation: MQVSVRDNNVDQALRALKKKLQREGVFREMKLKQHFEKPSEKKAREKAEAIRRSRKLARKKLQREGMM
- a CDS encoding COQ9 family protein produces the protein MTNTSQTPKEQLLDAALMHVAFDGWSEATFKAAVSDTGMDPTVARAVCPRGAVDLAVAYHKRGDQQMIDRMKAENMTEMKFSAKVAAMVRFRLEAATDKEAVRRGTTLFALPQYAPEGAKLVWGTADAIWAALGDTSENVNWYTKRATLSAVYSSTVLFWLGDTSEGHAETWAFLDRRIENVMQIEKVKAQVNSSPTLSMLMAGPNWLLSHVKAPSRLHRSDLPGSWGSPRP
- a CDS encoding energy-coupling factor ABC transporter ATP-binding protein, producing MHPFLIDLDKVSYTPEGTPVLCDVTLQASERRIGIVGRNGSGKTSLARVLAGLVAPSSGKLRINGVDVVKDRKAALRQVGILFQNPDHQIIFPTVEEEISFGLTQLKHAPKEAAERTADILARFNRSHWAKAAIHQLSQGQRQLVCLMSILAMQPRLIILDEPFAGLDIPTMMHLTRVLHAVEAHLVHITHDPAHLATYDRMIWIDQGQIVQDGAVPQVTQAFVAQMQEIGESDDFTHLPG
- a CDS encoding energy-coupling factor transporter transmembrane component T, encoding MISLTSPVETRAHGWPAGAKLAALCVATMGLFSLTQPALQAAALAVALLLYALPGWRFFKVGLARLRVLLPFVVLIMVWHIVTRDIMAGATVTLRMMTAVALANLVTMTTKLAQMVAVVTWLTTPLRRLGIQTRAIELGIALVIRFTPVLAQKGRLLAQSWRARSTKRVGWRMIIPFTVLAIDDAEHVAEALRARGGL